The Podospora pseudocomata strain CBS 415.72m chromosome 3, whole genome shotgun sequence genome window below encodes:
- a CDS encoding hypothetical protein (EggNog:ENOG503NU9A; COG:P), which yields MPTLAITNFNIVLSVLGGWISLFGLVSYLMKENFYLSEALISLLAGVAFSPAAANLIKPLEYTLGSEEDLNIVTLSFTRLVLGIQLVLAGVQLPSRYLKKQWRPLLWFLGPIMTAMWLSTALLIWGLVPGIRFLEALVVGSCVTPTDPVLSNVIVKGKFADHNVPKELQDVIIAESGANDGLGYPFLFLGLYLLEVGWGGGGGGVRGAMGQWFGETWGYTILLSVVYGAVVGWGANKLLHWAEERKFVDRESFLVFAISLALFIVGTCGMIGSDDVLACFIAGNAFTWDDWFRLETLDDSLQPTIDMLLNVSVFMWLGAVCPWHEFLVNDGVAPLHRLVILGILVLLFRRLPWVFAIHKFIPQIEEVRQAIFVGFFGPVGVSAIFYLYITLEFLKTMEPSEEVEHLGHVVKVVVWFLAICSIVVHGLSLPLGKLGFYLPRTLSRGISVTSDGGEFLPPIRNRMSTLVARRPRRNSGEELPATEPPSSDARRSVSRIGGSVIPSRPVGGELDVKTIPAGSGGLAMGTDGSSSAVEIDLESPSLPGRTIRFPDESPAIAGPTSAPGPAGTHNADSS from the exons ATGCCGACCTTGGCGATTACAAACTTCAACATTGTGTTGAGcgtgttgggggggtggatcAGTTTGTTTGGACTGGTGTCGTATTTGATGAAGGAGAATTTTTATTTGAGTGAGGCTT TGATTTCGTTGCTTGCGGGAGTGGCCTTTTctccggcggcggcgaattTAATCAAACCGCTCGAGTATACTTTGGGATCGGAAGAAGACCTCAACATTGTCACGCTCTCGTTCACCCGTCTTGTTCTTGGGATTCAGCTTGTTTTGGCGGGTGTTCAGTTACCGTCACGATATCTCAAGAAACAATGGCGGCCGCTGCTGTGGTTTCTGGGCCCGATCATGACGGCTATGTGGCTGTCTACTGCTCTTTTGATCTGGGGTCTGGTGCCTGGGATTAGGTTTCTGgaggcgctggtggtgggcagCTGTGTCACGCCCACGGACCCGGTGTTGAGCAATGTGATTGTGAAGGGCAAGTTTGCGGATCATAACGTGCCGAAGGAGCTGCAGGATGTGATTATTGCCGAGAGTGGTGCgaatgatgggttggggtatccgtttttgtttttggggcTGTATTTACTtgaggtgggatggggtggagggggtgggggggtgaggggggcgATGGGGCAGTGGTTTGGGGAGACTTGGGGGTATACGATACTGTTGAGTGTG GTGTATGGTGCTgttgtgggttggggagcGAACAAGCTGTTGCATTGGGctgaggagaggaagttTGTGGATAGGGAGAGCTTTTTGGTTTTTGCTATCAGTTTGGCG TTGTTCATCGTGGGAACGTGTGGGATGATTGGGAGCGATGACGTCCTTGCTTGTTTTATTGCAGGCAATGCCTTCACTTGGGATGACTGGTTTCGATTGGAGACGCTGGACGATTCGTTACAGCCAACCATTGACATGCTGCTGAATGTGTCGGTGTTCATGTGGTTGGGGGCGGTTTGCCCGTGGCATGAGTTTTTGGTGAATGATGGGGTGGCACCCCTGCATCGGCTGGTTATTTTGGGAAttctggtgctgctgttcaGGAGGTTGCCATGGGTGTTTGCGATCCACAAGTTTATCCCCCAGATCGAGGAAGTCCGCCAGGCGATATTCGTGGGTTTCTTTGGCCCGGTAGGGGTTTCGGCGATCTTCTATCTCTATATCACATTGGAGTTCTTGAAGACGATGGAGCCAagcgaggaggttgagcatTTGGGGCACGTGGTCAAAGTTGTGGTATGGTTCCTGGCCATTTGCAGTATT GTTGTGCATGGCCTGAGTCTCCCACTTGGAAAGCTAGGATTTTACCTTCCCAGGACCCTCTCAAGAGGAATCTCTGTGACATCTGATGGGGGGGAATTTCTTCCACCAATTCGAAACAGAATGAGCACACTGGTCGCCCGACGACCAAGGAGAAACTCAGGAGAGGAACTGCCTGCCACGGAGCCTCCTTCGTCAGACGCAAGGCGTTCCGTTTCCAGAATCGGCGGCAGTGTTATCCCCAGTCGGCCAGTAGGTGGGGAGCTAGATGTCAAAACCATACCCGCTGGCTCGGGCGGGCTCGCCATGGGCACTGACGGATCTAGCAGCGCCGTCGAAATAGACCTCGAATCACCAAGTCTCCCAGGACGGACAATACGGTTTCCGGATGAGTCTCCAGCGATCGCAGGACCGACCTCAGCACCGGGACCGGCCGGGACGCACAATGCTGACAGTAGCTGA
- the SPT23 gene encoding SPT3 Dosage dependent suppressor of Ty-induced promoter mutations-like protein (EggNog:ENOG503P07N; COG:K) has product MATAGPAALNCELSNMDQPMSAWEPSFDELNNNNNNSSSSSNYPSHFMSLMQDFTNEPYPEEYFDSDESPLPSGPDVMDDVGDVFIPLSPSDALPMSHVNLYTSSRNSLADSGSSNGPASTTVTSTSLRNHKDDSVLDGSEIKPEWKTEQTVDGRNGLDGPSFGGAMEPHSDFSSPNSAGYETAQQLSPQTSQADSLMFGNNNMYMPFDFKQTTSDMSLETSRETSPFSPRMPNPQSPQYYHGLPTNTYPPWHTIGMGVNPQMVPVPSQFSGNVGPPLNFNRGLFTQPQPFKLTVDPTPTKSRVETQIPIKLNLTPLPPGIKRIHLPTHTISKPKLLAKPTPEPSPDMLELHVRLVCTSAMQNKDLMKTAMEQARKASKVPRVKPTLPSLQSGDGSDEGPKPQDGGEVTICQNCVSRERKRASRKKIKKVEDEEIWRQDELYRVIVFNTGEVREWEAPKGETDESGQLQVHMVQPGAPWTVEAPMRIACYCRHHTEKLGFQVIFTLTDFRGEFVAQALSPSIMITDDHKTPHAAENALNRQAAVESTVFYPSPPLTNAADRRSSSMSTQLPDQPIQASRLLVRPAPAGPLPGQQPSKKRKQAAARLETALSPVAQLPSTVGASASSTPSPQYRHMPPAHLGLPPDGMFVSPTGTMAPGQLQMSPGHASGPPTPNHNQPSLFNPNGTANLDNGGVGLYSGTSSLHQSRAPSPTTSMATLTMPAARGGVALSQVAPRNVYASGPANAASNAASQTPVIHKVVPQEGLVLGGYEVTVLGKGFKRGVEVMFGGKPATTTTFWGPESLVCLVPPAESLGAVRITFKDAQLELQGHPVWFTYKDDCDQQAVNLALAILNSKMNGGSGGLYGFAQQIIGRHQESQDSFGAGGGMTGGDGSYTGRPTGANLDGQLLNVLEMIDLDDSPHSARFNLRTRATGQTALHVACYLGLHRFVAGLLARGANPDVRDKAGYTALHMASLKNRPDIIRLLTSHGADSTLRTLSGLTAADVAKSPAAIRAINRFESHTRSRSGVSLHSRVNSALNLAKALPAPESKDAESDNSLKVEADDGEESPEYSTFATTEESDAASGNADEEDEWLDMRGNNSITPAPPADDAPRRQRRGTDGLGGLALPTAAMTAFRDHMTTQFQQLQQAMQLNILQNLPMPYIPQMPDYQAAVMQRLASMVPNLGGPRPDSNVEDVSSIKELWHALSSMATSAQPAPIQAPPAYSEIFQQDTYDKKQSSAVQAAAEAEADVKCAALYDEAGPSTQEALTVTAPVVEAEEQFSDEDAAFIEIGPKNAITEAQRERILRARAERMKRLSGDRNLFFIWIPLLVLMMGAMFYSSLPYWGSTIREVITNVRVPQGAVLGQLV; this is encoded by the exons ATGGCCACGGCAGGACCGGCCGCCTTGAATTGCGAACTGTCCAACATGGACCAACCAATGTCAGCCTGGGAACCCTCGTTTGATgagctcaacaacaacaacaacaacagcagcagcagcagcaactaTCCCAGCCACTTCATGTCGCTGATGCAGGATTTCACCAATGAGCCGTATCCAGAAGAATATTTCGATTCCGATGagagccctcttccctcGGGGCCTGATGTCATGGACGACGTGGGGGATGTCTTCATCCCCTTGTCCCCTTCTGACGCTCTTCCCATGAGCCATGTCAACTTGTACACCAGCTCGCGGAACTCGTTGGCCGACTCGGGCTCCTCCAACGGGCCAGCAAGCACAACGGTTACTAGCACATCATTGAGAAACCACAAGGATGATTCAGTGCTGGATGGGTCCGAGATCAAGCCAGAATGGAAGACGGAGCAAACTGTCGATGGGCGTAATGGTCTTGACGGGCCAAGTTTCGGAGGAGCGATGGAGCCTCATTCAGACTTCAGCTCCCCAAACAGCGCCGGCTACGAGACAGCCCAGCAACTATCGCCGCAGACGAGCCAGGCCGATTCTCTGATGTTTGGCAATAACAATATGTACATG CCCTTTGATTTCAAGCAGACAACAAGTGACATGTCACTCGAGACTTCGCGCGAAACATCTCCTTTCTCCCCACGAATGCCCAACCCCCAATCGCCGCAGTACTACCATGGTCTACCAACAAACACCTACCCACCATGGCACACAATCGGCATGGGTGTAAATCCGCAGATGGTGCCTGTTCCATCACAGTTTTCTGGAAACGTAGGGCCACCACTCAACTTTAATAGGGGGCTTTTTACCCAACCGCAACCTTTCAAGCTTACCGTAGACCCAACGCCTACCAAGTCCCGAGTCGAGACGCAGATTCCGATAAAATTGAACCTGACGCCACTCCCTCCTGGTATCAAAAGGATTCATCTTCCAACACACACCATCAGCAAGCCAAAGCTTCTCGCCAAGCCTACCCCAGAGCCGTCTCCAGACATGTTGGAGCTGCACGTTCGGCTTGTTTGTACAAGCGCCATGCAGAACAAGGACCTCATGAAGACAGCCATGGAACAAGCACGCAAGGCATCCAAGGTACCTAGAGTGAAGCCGACTCTACCGTCCTTGCAGTCCGGAGACGGAAGTGATGAAGGACCAAAACCTCAGGATGGCGGGGAAGTCACCATTTGTCAAAATTGTGTGTCGCGAGAACGGAAGCGGGCCAGTCGCAAAAAGATCAAAAaggtggaagatgaagagatTTGGAGGCAGGACGAGCTGTACCGAGTGATCGTTTTCAACACTGGCGAAGTCAGGGAGTGGGAAGCCCCCAAGGGGGAGACGGACGAATCAGGCCAGTTGCAAGTGCACATGGTGCAACCAGGAGCGCCGTGGACTGTCGAGGCACCGATGAGAATCGCGTGTTACTGCCGGCATCATACCGAAAAGCTGGGCTTTCAGGTCATCTTCACACTGACGGATTTCAGGGGAGAGTTTGTCGCCCAGGCCTTGTCACCCTCGATCATGATTACCGATGATCACAAGACTCCCCATGCCGCCGAAAATGCATTGAATAGACAGGCTGCCGTCGAAAGCACAGTTTTCTacccctcgcctcccctGACCAACGCAGCAGACAGGCGCAGCTCATCGATGTCTACGCAGTTGCCTGACCAGCCGATCCAAGCTTCTCGCCTCTTGGTACGCCCGGCTCCGGCTGGACCCCTCCCTGGACAGCAACcgtcgaagaagaggaagcaggcCGCAGCACGGCTCGAAACGGCCCTGTCTCCGGTAGCACAACTGCCATCGACGGTTGGCGCCTCGGCTtcgtcaacaccatccccccaGTATCGACATATGCCACCTGCACATTTGGGGCTCCCCCCTGACGGAATGTTTGTGTCACCTACAGGGACAATGGCCCCAGGCCAGCTGCAAATGTCACCGGGGCATGCCAGTGGTCCACCGACgcccaaccacaaccaaccGTCGTTATTCAACCCGAACGGGACCGCGAATCTGGACAATGGAGGTGTCGGTTTATATTCTGGAACGTCCTCGCTCCACCAAAGCAGAGCCCCCagccccaccacctccatggCAACCCTTACTATGCCCGCAGCACGTGGGGGCGTGGCTCTTTCTCAAGTTGCACCCAGAAATGTGTACGCTTCTGGTCCAGCCAACGCCGCCTCGAACGCCGCTTCACAAACTCCAGTCATACATAAGGTGGTACCGCAGGAGGGCTTGGTACTGGGAGGGTATGAGGTTACTGTGCTAGGCAAGGGGTTCAAGAGGGGCGTGGAAGTCATGTTTGGCGGTAagccggcgacgacgacgacattcTGGGGCCCTGAATCTCTTGTGTGTCTAGTGCCACCGGCCGAATCTCTTGGTGCCGTGAGGATCACTTTCAAGGATGCTCAACTAGAATTGCAGGGACACCCCGTGTGGTTTACGTACAAGGACGATTGTGATCAGCAAGCTGTCAACCTCGCCCTTGCTATCCTCAACAGTAAGATGAATGGAGGGTCTGGTGGTCTCTACGGATTTGCGCAGCAGATCATCGGAAGGCATCAGGAATCGCAGGACAGCTTTGGGGCTGGAGGCGGGATGACTGGAGGGGATGGATCATACACTGGCCGACCAACTGGGGCAAACCTCGATGGTCAGCTCCTAAACGTTTTGGAGATGATTGATCTCGATGACAGCCCACACTCGGCTCGGTTCAACTTGAGGACGAGGGCGACGGGTCAAACTGCCTTGCATGTCGCGTGCTATCTTGGCCTTCATCGCTTTGTCGCTGGTCTTTTGGCTCGCGGAGCAAATCCCGACGTGCGAGATAAGGCCGGATACACAGCGTTGCACATGGCGTCTCTCAAGAACCGGCCAGACATTATCCGCCTTCTGACTTCGCACGGCGCGGATTCCACACTGCGGACACTGTCGGGTCTGACTGCTGCGGATGTGGCCAAGTCACCAGCCGCCATTCGAGCCATCAACCGCTTTGAATCACACACGCGCTCCCGCAGCGGCGTCTCTCTCCATAGCAGGGTCAACAGTGCACTCAATCTCGCAAAGGCACTGCCCGCACCCGAAAGCAAGGATGCAGAGAGTGATAACAGTCTCAAGGTGGAGGCCGATGACGGCGAGGAAAGTCCAGAGTATTCGACATTTGCGACCACGGAAGAGAGCGACGCGGCTTCTGGGAATGctgacgaagaagacgagtGGCTCGATATGCGCGGAAACAACAGTATCACACCAGCTCCACCGGCAGATGATGCACCCCGTCGGCAGCGCCGTGGCACTGATGGTCTGGGTGGGCTTGCTTTGCCGACAGCCGCCATGACTGCGTTTAGGGACCACATGACTACTCAGTTCCAGCAACTGCAGCAGGCTATGCAACTCAACATCCTGCAGAACCTACCAATGCCGTACATCCCTCAGATGCCAGATTACCAGGCCGCTGTGATGCAACGGTTAGCCTCGATGGTTCCCAACCTAGGCGGCCCTCGTCCAGACTCAAACGTGGAGGATGTTTCCTCTATCAAGGAGCTGTGGCACGCTCTCTCGTCGATGGCCACCAGTGCTCAACCCGCGCCAATCCAGGCACCACCAGCGTACAGCGAAATCTTCCAGCAAGATACTTATGACAAGAAGCAATCGTCTGCAGTTCAAgctgccgccgaggccgaggcagATGTCAAGTGTGCCGCCCTGTACGACGAGGCTGGGCCCTCTACTCAAGAGGCCCTGACTGTCACGGCCCCAGttgtggaggcggaggaacAGTTCTCGGATGAAGATGCCGCTTTCATCGAGATTGGGCCCAAGAATGCCATCACTGAGGCTCAGCGGGAAAGGATCTTGAGGGCGCGCGCCGAAAGGATGAAGAGGCTGAGTGGGGATCGGAATCTGTTCTTCATTTGG ATTCCTCTTCTCGTCCTCATGATGGGTGCCATGTTCTACAGCAGCTTACCGTACTGGGGCTCCACCATCAGGGAGGTCATTACCAATGTGCGTGTACCTCAGGGTGCTGTTCTTGGCCAGCTGGTATAA